Genomic DNA from Streptococcus uberis:
GTATGATATTGATTGATATCAAAATTGAAATAAGAGGCATAGTCAATAATTTGATCCATCTCATCACGCGCCTTACTTGACAAGAGTGCTCCGACAAATGAATTTTTCAATTGGTTTAGGGCATCTCGCTCAATCTTATATTTCATAAAGAAGGTCGCATAGATACTTATGGCCATAGAAATGGCTAAGCTAAAGTTTTCTTGATTGCTTGGTCGATTTCTTTGACTATAAACCAGGTATCCTAATACTTCTCTGTCACCTTCAATTTTATTAAAAACCAATTCTTCTTCTTCGACAATGAGTGTAAACCTTGCTGGTTTGTGTTGATAGCTTGCCTTTTCTGTTTGAATCTTTTCAACAATTGATGCTAGTGGTAATGTGCTTTCTGGCAACTGATTGAAAGCTGATAGATTAAAAAATGGATCAAAAACCAGTACATCATTCATGATAAATTCTGACAGTACTTGGTTCATATCATCGATGTCAACTTGGTCAATCGATTTTTTGATAAGATTCGTTTGCAGCGTCAGCAATTCTTCTAAAGCCTTACGACGTTCAAATTCACTCCGCCTTAAAGATAAGTTTTCATACATGGCGCTAAAGTAATTTGTGTAGGTTTGAAGGAGTTCAAAATCCTTAGCCGAGAAGATGTTATCTCTTGCTTTTTGACAAAGCATAGCGCCAACAAGGTGGTTATTGATGGTAATCGGAAGTGTTATCTGTGAAAAACCTATTTGTTCAACATGAGGAAAGTAATCTCTAAGGGCATTTCCTCTGCTAAGCCGTATGTAGTCATCGTCTGGTACATAGCCAAATGTAGGTTTTTGTAAGAGTAATGCTTCGCGTGTCTCATCTAACAAATAGATGCCTGTATAATGTGTTTTAGCTTCTCGTCCTGATAAATTAACAACTTGATCCAATAAGTCTTCAATGGAATTCTGCATCATTAGTTGATGAGCGGAATGGGTAATCAGACGAAGATCTTTCTGACTATTTTCATTTTTTTGGATCATGTCCATTGCTATAGCAACGTATTCCCCTAATTCTTTGAAAACTGTCCGCATTTCATCAATAAAGGGTCTATCATCAAAATATCCAACGATAATCAATCCCTGATTGGAATTATTTTCCGTGATTGGAATGGTAAACCAAGAAGCAATATTATGATCTTCAAAGTATTTAACTAAAATGGAATTTTCTTTTAAAAGATTATCATCTGATTTTATGCTCTGTTGGTATAATATTTGATTAACCTTATCAGTTGGGTAGGGAAAAATAGATCGAATAGATTCAACCCCACTCAAATAGTGCAAACGGAGATAACCTTTGACATTCAAGCCAATACAAACAAAATCTGCTGCTAAAATTTCTCTAAAACTTTCACCAACAATTGTTAAAATCTCGTCTCTTGAATTACGATTTAACAATTGGCGCGATGTCATCTTTAGATGACTTTCAATGTTTTCAATAAATTTTTCACGGCTTTTACTTGTTATCATTTTTTTCATTTTTTAAAGCCACCTTCTTCCTCATTCCCTTCTATTGTAAACAATGAAAGCCGTTTCAACAACTTATTTGCATAAAAAAGAATCCCTTTTAACAAAGAGATTCTTTTTGTGTTTAATGACTTTCTTTAGCGTCAATAATTGAAGCTAGTTTGCCCCAATTTTCACTGAAGATTCCTGAATCCATCACTTTTAAATCTTCCGAAATTGCTGGTTCAAACTCCATTTGATCCAAAATATCAGTTTGTAAGTCAACACCTGGTGCTATTTCAATAAGTCGCACTTGACCTTTATGAAGATCAAATACAGCACGTTCAGTGACATACAACACTTCTTGACCTGATTCTGTTGCATACTCACCAGAGAAACTTACTTGTTCAACATTTTTGATGAATTTTGGTCCACGACCTTGATCATCAATAACTAATTTACCATTTTCACAGTGTACTTTACCACCTACTGTAAAGGTACCAATAAAGACAATCCTCTTGGTGTTTTGTGAAATATTAATGAAACCACCTGGTCCCGGTACTTTAGGTCCAAACTTAGTCACATTGTTATTTCCATATTGGTCAATTTCACCAATCCCTAGGACTGTTAAGTCCAATCCATTACCATCATAGTAATCAAACTGATTTGTCATTGGAATAGAAGCTTCATGGTTCAATGCCGAACCGAAGTCTAAACCAACTGCAGGGATTCCTCCCCAAAGACCCATTTCAAGAGTGGCATGATAACGGTCACTAACACCCTCTTCGGCAGCCACTTGGGCCACCATATCTGGTGAACCAAAACCTAAATTAATGGTATCCCCAGGACGTAATTCCATGGCTGCACGACGTGCAGTAATTTTACGTGTTGTTAATGGTGCAGGAACAACTTTATCTTGGTTAACTGGTACTTTAACGTCACCACATAGAGCTGGGTCATAGATTGTTCCCATGGTTTGCTTATGGTACTCATCTTCACCAATAACCACATAGTCTACTAAACCAAATGGAATTTGAACATCTTTCGGATGAATTTGACCATTTTGAACCACTTTTTTAACTTGGCAGACAACAATTCCACCAGAATTTTTAGTAGCCATTGCCAATTCCAATTGTTCTAATTTACACGTTTCATCTTTTAGTGAAATATTTCCATTTTCATCAGAATATGTTCCACGGATAAAGGCAACATCAATTTTTAGGTTAGGATAATGTAACCATTCTTCACCATTAAATTCGACCAATTTGATTAATTCTTCTTTAGTAATAGTTGTTGATTTTGAGCCTTCAAGACGAGGGTCAACAAAGGTTTTTAAGCCAACTTTGGAAAGATATGGTTTACGACCTGCAATAGCTCGATAAAGTTGTGTGATAACACCTTGAGGCCATAAGTAAACTTCGTATTCGTTGTTAACAATTTTTTCAACCATACCTGGCGAAGAGCCTACATGTCCAGCAATAATACGTTTTACCATACCCGGTGCTGTCATATGGTCTGCTCCACGTCCATACTGGTTGTTACCAATGCCACAAGACCACATAAATGTAATATCTTTAGGATGTTGTTCCTCAGCATAACGCTCTTCAACACCAATAAGCAACTGCTCAGGTAAACCACCCAAACCAAAAGTTAGAGTCGCAAGCAAGGCTCCATCTTTAACAAGATTAGCTGCTTCTCTGTAACTAATCAATTTTTCCATATCGTTTCCTCTTACAAATTTTTCTATTACATGATAATTTGTTGTACTTTTTCACGACTAGCGTGCTTAGCTTCTTCATCTTTAGCCATTTCAAGTAAGGCTTTCTTGTCAATTTTTCCAATTGGAGTTTTTGGAAATTCCTTTAATATGTAGTATCGTTTTGGTGTTTTGTAACCAGCAAGATAATCCTGGACAAATGTTTTGATATTATCTAAAGAAGTCAATCGATCATCTTTTAAGATAATAGCAGCAACAACACTCTCACCCCACTGAGCAACAGGTATTCCAAATACGACAGAATCCATTATTTCGGGATGTTTATTCAGGATATTTTCCACTTCAGAGGGATAAACGTTTTCTCCACCAGTAATGATCATCTCCTTACTGCGTCCAACAATAAAGTAATCACCATCCTCATCCTTTTTAGCTAAATCACCTGTATAAACATATCCATCTTTAAGGGTTTTAGCAGTTTCTTCTGGTTTATTCCAATAACCTGAGAAACGCGACTCATTACTAATAATTAATTCACCAACTTCTCCATCAGGAACATCTTGCCCAAGAGAATCAACAAGTCTTACATTGTTAAAAAGAATTGGTTTACCAACAGTTGTTGGTTTCCTTCTTTGTTTTACAGGATCAATGGCAAAATTATTTGGTCCAATTTCTGTTAACCCATAAGAATTGACTAATGGCAACCCTTGATCTGCAAACAAACGATAGACTTTTTCAGATAGCGGAGCTCCTCCTGAGATAATAAATTCAAGAGAGTTAAAATTTTCTCTTTGGAAAAGGGGCGAGTCAGCTAACATATAACACATTGTTGGTACAAAAAAGGCTTTTGTTGGTTTAAAATCTCTAATAATTTCAATCGTTTCATCAGTATAAAAGAAACGTTGTATAATAATTTGTCCCCCAGCCATTAAGATTGGAACAGTGAAACAAAACAGGCCTGCTGTATGAAACATAGGAGTCGTTGTCATACCGCGATCTTTTGAAGAGATATTCCAACTTGGAATACTATTTAAAGCATTCATAATGATAGCCTTGTGGCTAATCATTGCTCCTTTAGGTAATCCCGTTGTACCACTTGTATAGATTAGTACAGCAGTGTCTTCACGTTTAAATTCCTTCAGTGGGATGGTTTTTGTCTGATTAGGATCAACGAGCTCATTGTAGACTTCTGAATCAATATCAATATCTAATAAGTTCTCTTCTATCAAGTTTAGACGTGTCTTATGAATTCTTGAATAAAAGATTAACTTAGGATCAGAGTCTTTGATAATTTGATGAATTTCAGTATCCCTTAATCGCCAATTCAACGGAACAAAGATTGCTCCTATTTTGGTACAAGCAAACAAGAGATCAAAATGAGCAATATCATTGGAAGAAAACAAGGCTATACGATCACCTGGTAGAACTCCACGTGACAGTAAATAAGAAGCAAGATTTATAGCACGTTGATTCATTTGTTCAAAAGTCCAAGTATGGCCTTTCTCAGCTTCAATAATAGCGACTTTTGAGCCACTCAAACGTGCACGTTCAGAAAACCAATCATTTGTCACATCTTTGCTCCTTTACATTTTTTTGGGAAAAGGAAGCATTCTTGCTTCTTATTTCAAACTGCTATAATCAGGACGTTTACCAGCTAATGAAGCTTCTAGTCCAATCAGAGCTTCTTCTTTTGCAAATGTCTCATTTAAGAGAGATAATTCATAGGCGATACCTTCATCTATTGACAATTCTGCTTGTTGGTCAATCATTTCAGGAATTAATTTCACAATACCAGGACCTTTGTAAGAAATTGTTTTCGCCATTTTTTCAGCAAATTCTGAGCTTACACCATCTGCAGCTATCCCTTTTAGCGTATTTTCAAAGTTGGCGTCAGAAAAAGCTGTGCGGATTTCATTATATTTTTCTGGGAAAGAACGATCACGATATTTATCCGGACGTCCTTCTGAAACTAATTCTTCAATACCCTCATTAATGTTACCAGAATCCACTAATTTGGTAACAATCCCTAATTCAGCAGCATCCTTAGCGGAAATTCCTCGTCCAGTTAGAACATAATATTTAGTCAATTCTTTACCGATTTGATGGTTTGTACGAAGCATTCCACCTAAACCTGGGTAAATACCAAGCCCACTTTCTGGGAATCCCATAGAGCCTTTTTCAGTAGCGATGATTGCTTGACAAGCAAGTGCTAATTCAGAACCACCACCTAATGATAAGCCATCAAGTAAAGCAATCGTATATTTCTTGCTTAATTCAATGCGACGAAGTAATTTATGTCCACCTGAAGTGAAAGCATAGTTTTTATCAAGTGAATTTGTCTTAATAGCATCAACGAAGAATTTCAAGTCTGCTCCAGCGACAAAGGCTTTACCAGCTCCTGAGAAAACAATAGCGCGAACAGCATCGTCTGCTTCAGCTTTATTAAATGCTTCTTCAATTTGACCAACAACTGTTGGATTCAAAGCATTCATTGCTTCTGGACGATTAATACGAATTTTTGCAATACCATTAACAACGGAATAATCAACAAAACTAAAGTCAAACGCTTTACCTGATTCAGCTTGTTTTTTCAAGGTTTGACTAATTTCAAAACCAGGGCGTTTTTTAGCTAATTCTTCTACCATTTGGTAAGCTTTTTGAATTCCAATTTGGTTAGCTAATTGGAATGGTCCAACTTTCCAACGAAGACCAACAACAGCTCCACGATTGACATCTTCAATAGAGGCAACACCTTCATCTACTAATTTACCTGCAACACTAATAACAGTGGCTAGTAAATGGTCTTGAATAGCTTGGAATTTGCTTTCATCAACTGGGCCATCTTCTAAATCCCAGAGTTGGCGTGACTCTGTTTGCTCTTTTAAGAGTGGTGATGGGTAGTATGAGTCACTGATTTCACGACCAAGGGTATTTGCTGAATGGTAAGCTACTGGAATACCTGTAGCATTCATCAATGCAAATGGTCCCATCCCAATTTTAAAAGCTGCACGCGCTGCTGCATCGATTGTTGCTTTATTAGCAAGACCTTCTTCAAAAAGTTTAACAGCCTCAGTTAACCAAGGAACAAAGAAACGGTTAACGGCAAAACCTGGAGCATCTTTTACAGTAATAGCTGTTTTACCATGCATATCAGAGAATTTATTAGCAATAGCAACCGTTTCTGGACTTGTTCCTTCATGCGAAATAATTTCTAAAAGACGATTCTTTGCTGGATGGAAGAAGTAGTGCATTCCAATAAAACGATTTGGACGGTTAGTAGCTTTTGCCAAATTTTTGATATAGAAACTTGAAGTATTTGAACTTAAAATTGTTTTTTCATCACAAATCTGATCAAGTTTGCTCAAAACATCTGCTTTAACTTTTTCATCTTCAAAGACAGCTTCAATCACAAAATCAACTGATTTCACATCTTCGTAGTTTGTGGTTGGAATTAGGTTTGCTAAAGTCGCTTCAACAAAAGCTTCCGTGAAAACCTTACGTTCTTTCCCTTGATCCAACATTTTTTTGATGATCCCCATACCACGATCAACAGCTTCTTGAGAAACATCAACTAAATAACATTTAATACCTTCTTGAGCGATTTTTTGGGCAATTCCTGAGCCCATTGTTCCTGCGCCAATGACGGCAACTGTAAATTCTTGTGTCATAAAACCTCTCCCTTGTCTAAATCTTATTTACCAGTGTAATAGCCATTTTCTAGAAGTAAAGCAATTCCTTGTCCACCACCGATACATGCTGAGGCAATGGCATAGCGTTTATCAGGGTTATTCTTGAATTCGTATAATAGTGACGTAATAATACGTGCACCAGACATACCAAGTGGGTGTCCTAGAGCAACTGCGCCACCATGTGGATTAAATTTATGTTTGTAGAAGTCAGTATCCATATCAATACCAAGTTCCATTAAACATCCTATTGTTTGACCAGCAAAGGCTTCATTAATTTCAAGAACATCAATATCTTTTACTAAGTCAAGCCCTTGACGTTCTAATAAGTCGTTGATTGCATATACTGGTCCAAGTCCCATGGTTTCAGGAGCACAGCCAGAAATTTGATAATCCACTACTTTGGCCATTATTTCAAGGCCTTTTTCTTTAGCTAATGATTCTGTTGTGAAAATTTCAAATGCAGCACCATCATTTAGGCCTGAGGCATTTCCTGCTGTTACAGTGCCATCTTTTTCAAAGGCTGGACGAAGTTTAGCAAGACTTTCCATTGTCGTATCAGGACGAGGATGTCCATCTTTTTCAACAATAGTTACTTGCCCTTTACGTCCTGGAACTTCAACTGGAACAATTTCTTGAGCGAAACGACCATTTGATATAGCTTCAGCTGCTTTTTGTTGTGATTCAAAAGCAAATTGATCTTGTTTTTCACGAGAAATATTGTATTTACGAACAACATTTTCTGCTGTATTTCCCATATGAGCAATTCCTGAATTACGTCCTGATGCTGAACGGTGCCCTTCTAAGTTGGCATCAATCATTTGGACATCTCCCATACGAAAAGCTTGGTAACGAGCGCTATCAGGCAATTGATAAGGAGCGCGTGATAATGATTCTGCACCACCCGCAGCAATAATCTTCTTGTTAGAGTGAAGAAGTTCTAATGATGCTGATACTGCTGATTGAATACCTGAACCACAAATGCGGTTAACAGTCATCCCTGTCGATGTATCTTTCAATCCACTATTAATGGCAATAATATTACCCAAGTTGTTTGTTGTTTGTGATCCAGTAACATGTCCAACGATAACCTCATCAATATCCTCAACTGATAAGTTAGCACGGTTAACAGCTTCTTTTAAAGCAACTTCACCTAATACTTCAACCGGAACTGTTTTCAAATCACCAAGATATGCTCCAACAGGAGTTCTTGCGGCACCAACGATAACGATTTCTTCTTGTTTTGTAGTTAACATATCTTTCCTCTTCTCTTAATCTTCACATGACAAGATTGGTCGAGCTTTTCAAACCCGACACAATCTGACTGCTTTCTTTTTAAATAAAGGCTGAAATTCCTGTGTAATGACGACCAATGATTAATGAATTCACTTCGTGAGTTCCTTCGTAAGTGTACATTCCCTCGATATCAGCAAAGAATCTTGGAATATCATATTTCAATAAAATTCCATTTCCGCCACCAACTTCACGTGCTAAAGCTGCTGTTTCACGTGCTCTAAATCCGTTATGGAGTTTAGCCATAGATGAAGCTTCTTCACGGTAAATTCCCTGTTCTTGTTGTTCAGCAAGACGTACTGCAATAGCTAAAGTAGCTTGAGCGTTCATTGCCATACGCGCTAATTTTTCTTGAATTAATTGGAAGTTAGCAATCGGTTTACCGAATTGTTCACGTTCACGAGTATATTTTAATGCTGCTTCAAATGCACCTGCAGTAGCACCTGCTAATAACCACGCAACGTCTGAACGTGTATTACGTAAAATGTTAGCACAATCTTTCCAAGAGTTAACATTTTGTGCACGTTGTGATTCAGGAACTTTAACATCACGGTAGATGATTTCAGCATTTGGCATCATACGGAAGAATGCTTTTTGAGGAGTTACAAAAGTTTCTACCCCTTCAGTTTCGCGTTCTACATAGAATAATTTAACTTGATTGTCATCAACATCACGGGCAAAGAATGCATGCCATTTAGCAATTGCACCAGCACCGATCCATTTTTTGTGACCATTTAATATCCAATGGTCGCCTTCACGTTTAGCAGTAGCAGCCATACCGCCTGCAATATCAGAACCATGATCAGGTTCAGTCATTGCTAATACTCCTAAACCTTCCCAAGAATAAACACCTGGCATTAATTGAGCGACTTGCTCTTCGCTTCCACCCACGCGAACACATTCATGGAAAAGTCCACCATTTGCTGTATAGAATGTTCCTAATACTGGGTCAGTTTTAGCTAATGTATAAGCACGGAATCCACGGAATAATTCTGAGATACGTCCATTTTCACGTCCTTCTAATAATCGAGGATCATCCATTAAACGTAAGTCAATGACTTTTTGGAAAGCTTCTAATGGGAAAGTAGCATTATGCCAATTTTCAGCTAATAAAGGTTTTAAGTCTTTTTCTAAAACTTCTTCTAACTCTTTTAATACTGCTTTTTCACCATCTGTTAATGCATCAGCATAGTTATATAAATCTGAATAAAACATTTCACCGCTTGCAAATAACTTATCAGCTCTTGATTCTTTAACCATTACGTTGGCCTCCATAAATTTTATTAGTTAATTTTTGTCATTATTTTTTATCGTAATCGTAGAAACCTTTACCAGATTTCTTACCGTTACGACCCGCACGAATCATATTTTTCAATAATGTTGGTGGTGTCCAACGATTATCACCAAATTCTTTAGCAAAATAGTTCATTACATGGTAACCAATATCAACACCTGCGTAATCTTGCAATTCGAATGCTCCCATTGGGTGATTCAATCCGTAACGCATAGCTTTATCAATATCTTCTTTCGAAGCAATTCCTTCTTCCAAAACTTTGATAGCCTCGATAAATTGAGGAATCATAATACGGTTTACAATAAATCCTGGAACGTCTTTCTTAACAATAACGACTTCTTTACGGATACTTTCAGCTAATTCTTTAACGATTGAAATTGTTTCATCACTTGTTTCAAAACCATAGATAATTTCACATAATTTCATGACTTGAGCTGGATTAAAGAAATGCATTCCTGCAAAACGAGCTGGATTTTCTAATACATTAGCAATCT
This window encodes:
- a CDS encoding helix-turn-helix domain-containing protein, coding for MKKMITSKSREKFIENIESHLKMTSRQLLNRNSRDEILTIVGESFREILAADFVCIGLNVKGYLRLHYLSGVESIRSIFPYPTDKVNQILYQQSIKSDDNLLKENSILVKYFEDHNIASWFTIPITENNSNQGLIIVGYFDDRPFIDEMRTVFKELGEYVAIAMDMIQKNENSQKDLRLITHSAHQLMMQNSIEDLLDQVVNLSGREAKTHYTGIYLLDETREALLLQKPTFGYVPDDDYIRLSRGNALRDYFPHVEQIGFSQITLPITINNHLVGAMLCQKARDNIFSAKDFELLQTYTNYFSAMYENLSLRRSEFERRKALEELLTLQTNLIKKSIDQVDIDDMNQVLSEFIMNDVLVFDPFFNLSAFNQLPESTLPLASIVEKIQTEKASYQHKPARFTLIVEEEELVFNKIEGDREVLGYLVYSQRNRPSNQENFSLAISMAISIYATFFMKYKIERDALNQLKNSFVGALLSSKARDEMDQIIDYASYFNFDINQYHTVAIVDVHSQEVNHQDLINQRIQRNKLFNEMVYHLNSYDKQLISAIFKGKLLLFKPQESLSDNNYWEKLYDYLQKHQPEQVNLWLAVGSSVKHIVDYRDSYKKAQHVLNVMQNTAYGKQVASFSELGSYSLLNTLTQSNDSKLFVKSQIGDIWSFSKDQSLDLFQTLRVYLENQCQIKASSDKLYIHRSTLLYRLEKIKDILGFDINEEHSHFNLLLAYHLFDLYGPSIFD
- a CDS encoding acyl CoA:acetate/3-ketoacid CoA transferase, with protein sequence MEKLISYREAANLVKDGALLATLTFGLGGLPEQLLIGVEERYAEEQHPKDITFMWSCGIGNNQYGRGADHMTAPGMVKRIIAGHVGSSPGMVEKIVNNEYEVYLWPQGVITQLYRAIAGRKPYLSKVGLKTFVDPRLEGSKSTTITKEELIKLVEFNGEEWLHYPNLKIDVAFIRGTYSDENGNISLKDETCKLEQLELAMATKNSGGIVVCQVKKVVQNGQIHPKDVQIPFGLVDYVVIGEDEYHKQTMGTIYDPALCGDVKVPVNQDKVVPAPLTTRKITARRAAMELRPGDTINLGFGSPDMVAQVAAEEGVSDRYHATLEMGLWGGIPAVGLDFGSALNHEASIPMTNQFDYYDGNGLDLTVLGIGEIDQYGNNNVTKFGPKVPGPGGFINISQNTKRIVFIGTFTVGGKVHCENGKLVIDDQGRGPKFIKNVEQVSFSGEYATESGQEVLYVTERAVFDLHKGQVRLIEIAPGVDLQTDILDQMEFEPAISEDLKVMDSGIFSENWGKLASIIDAKESH
- the fadD gene encoding long-chain-fatty-acid--CoA ligase FadD, with amino-acid sequence MTNDWFSERARLSGSKVAIIEAEKGHTWTFEQMNQRAINLASYLLSRGVLPGDRIALFSSNDIAHFDLLFACTKIGAIFVPLNWRLRDTEIHQIIKDSDPKLIFYSRIHKTRLNLIEENLLDIDIDSEVYNELVDPNQTKTIPLKEFKREDTAVLIYTSGTTGLPKGAMISHKAIIMNALNSIPSWNISSKDRGMTTTPMFHTAGLFCFTVPILMAGGQIIIQRFFYTDETIEIIRDFKPTKAFFVPTMCYMLADSPLFQRENFNSLEFIISGGAPLSEKVYRLFADQGLPLVNSYGLTEIGPNNFAIDPVKQRRKPTTVGKPILFNNVRLVDSLGQDVPDGEVGELIISNESRFSGYWNKPEETAKTLKDGYVYTGDLAKKDEDGDYFIVGRSKEMIITGGENVYPSEVENILNKHPEIMDSVVFGIPVAQWGESVVAAIILKDDRLTSLDNIKTFVQDYLAGYKTPKRYYILKEFPKTPIGKIDKKALLEMAKDEEAKHASREKVQQIIM
- a CDS encoding 3-hydroxyacyl-CoA dehydrogenase/enoyl-CoA hydratase family protein, yielding MTQEFTVAVIGAGTMGSGIAQKIAQEGIKCYLVDVSQEAVDRGMGIIKKMLDQGKERKVFTEAFVEATLANLIPTTNYEDVKSVDFVIEAVFEDEKVKADVLSKLDQICDEKTILSSNTSSFYIKNLAKATNRPNRFIGMHYFFHPAKNRLLEIISHEGTSPETVAIANKFSDMHGKTAITVKDAPGFAVNRFFVPWLTEAVKLFEEGLANKATIDAAARAAFKIGMGPFALMNATGIPVAYHSANTLGREISDSYYPSPLLKEQTESRQLWDLEDGPVDESKFQAIQDHLLATVISVAGKLVDEGVASIEDVNRGAVVGLRWKVGPFQLANQIGIQKAYQMVEELAKKRPGFEISQTLKKQAESGKAFDFSFVDYSVVNGIAKIRINRPEAMNALNPTVVGQIEEAFNKAEADDAVRAIVFSGAGKAFVAGADLKFFVDAIKTNSLDKNYAFTSGGHKLLRRIELSKKYTIALLDGLSLGGGSELALACQAIIATEKGSMGFPESGLGIYPGLGGMLRTNHQIGKELTKYYVLTGRGISAKDAAELGIVTKLVDSGNINEGIEELVSEGRPDKYRDRSFPEKYNEIRTAFSDANFENTLKGIAADGVSSEFAEKMAKTISYKGPGIVKLIPEMIDQQAELSIDEGIAYELSLLNETFAKEEALIGLEASLAGKRPDYSSLK
- a CDS encoding thiolase family protein; translated protein: MLTTKQEEIVIVGAARTPVGAYLGDLKTVPVEVLGEVALKEAVNRANLSVEDIDEVIVGHVTGSQTTNNLGNIIAINSGLKDTSTGMTVNRICGSGIQSAVSASLELLHSNKKIIAAGGAESLSRAPYQLPDSARYQAFRMGDVQMIDANLEGHRSASGRNSGIAHMGNTAENVVRKYNISREKQDQFAFESQQKAAEAISNGRFAQEIVPVEVPGRKGQVTIVEKDGHPRPDTTMESLAKLRPAFEKDGTVTAGNASGLNDGAAFEIFTTESLAKEKGLEIMAKVVDYQISGCAPETMGLGPVYAINDLLERQGLDLVKDIDVLEINEAFAGQTIGCLMELGIDMDTDFYKHKFNPHGGAVALGHPLGMSGARIITSLLYEFKNNPDKRYAIASACIGGGQGIALLLENGYYTGK
- a CDS encoding acyl-CoA dehydrogenase family protein — its product is MVKESRADKLFASGEMFYSDLYNYADALTDGEKAVLKELEEVLEKDLKPLLAENWHNATFPLEAFQKVIDLRLMDDPRLLEGRENGRISELFRGFRAYTLAKTDPVLGTFYTANGGLFHECVRVGGSEEQVAQLMPGVYSWEGLGVLAMTEPDHGSDIAGGMAATAKREGDHWILNGHKKWIGAGAIAKWHAFFARDVDDNQVKLFYVERETEGVETFVTPQKAFFRMMPNAEIIYRDVKVPESQRAQNVNSWKDCANILRNTRSDVAWLLAGATAGAFEAALKYTREREQFGKPIANFQLIQEKLARMAMNAQATLAIAVRLAEQQEQGIYREEASSMAKLHNGFRARETAALAREVGGGNGILLKYDIPRFFADIEGMYTYEGTHEVNSLIIGRHYTGISAFI
- a CDS encoding 3-hydroxyacyl-CoA dehydrogenase family protein; protein product: MTNIKTIGVVGAGAMGGGIANLFAQNGYQVVLRDVEQRFIDAGMARITKFMEGSVKRGKLTQEQMDETLARITTTTDLKDFKDVDFVVEAVIEKMEIKQSVFKELEGIVRDDVILSTNTSSLSITEIANVLENPARFAGMHFFNPAQVMKLCEIIYGFETSDETISIVKELAESIRKEVVIVKKDVPGFIVNRIMIPQFIEAIKVLEEGIASKEDIDKAMRYGLNHPMGAFELQDYAGVDIGYHVMNYFAKEFGDNRWTPPTLLKNMIRAGRNGKKSGKGFYDYDKK